The sequence TGCGGACTTCATCCTGGGTCATTTTCTTCCTGGCGATATGTTTATTCTTTAAATGATAAGGACAGTACAGACAGCCATTGACACAGTAATTGGATAGATAGAGGGGGGCAAACATTACGATACGATTGCCATAAAAATCTTTTTTAATTTGCTCGGCCAAGGCATAAATTTCCTGGTTTTTTTCCTCGATATCACAGTCCAACAAGACTGCAGCCTCTCTGTGAGAGAGTCCTTGGCGTAATTTTGCTTTTTGGATGATGCTGTCGATCAATTCGAGATTATGTTTGTTCTTTTCGGCATACTCCAGGGTGCTAAGAACTTCTTCATGGGCAATAAATTCCTCTGCTTTAGCTGATTTTGCATTATACATAACAAAATTCCTTTCTTAGCGGGTCAGACATGTCTTTCCCTTCAGTATTAGTATTTTTTCAAAGTTTGGATTTATGATCACCGCGGGTGACAGCGATTTTGTAGCCGATTTTTTCTATGCGGCCTTGCAGACAATTCCGACATTCCGCAGCTTCATCTCCGGTGCAGATTTTATTGTCATAGAGCAAATATTTCCCTCTTACATCAGTGGGTGAGAGATTAGGCATCACCACATTTGCCCCAGAAAGTATCCCCAGCTCCCGCCCTTGAGGGTGGATTGTACCCAAGGCGGTGGTAGCCGGCAACAGTACCTCAGGAAGCATCAAACGAACAATTCCCAGCAAATACAAGACCAGTTCCAGCTCTCCTGCTTTCTCTTTAGCAAAGGGCGTCTCATGATGAGGGATAAAGGGACCGATTCCCACCATATGAGGATTAAATTCTTTGATAAACAACAAGTCCTCAACCAGACAATCGGTATTCTGAAAGGGGGAACCCACCATAAAACCGCATCCTACCTGAAAGCCTATCTTCTTCAAGTCAGATAAACACTGTTTTCTGTTTTTAAGAAGCAGATTATGGGGGTGCAGTCGGCTATAATGTTCCTCGTTGGCAGTTTCATGACGCAGCAGATAGCGGTCAGCTCCGGCCTCAAAAAAAGCTTGGTAGGTTTCGAAGCTTTTTTCGCCCATGGAAAGTGTGAGTGCACAGTCGGGATGATTGTTTTTAATGGACTGGATAATATCGACCATCTTTTCATCGGTATAGTACCCGTCTTCGCCACCCTGCAGTACGAAGGTACGAAAACCCAGTTCATACCCCGTATCACAACATTGGAGAATCTGCTCCTTGGTTAAACGGTAGCGCTCCGCTGTGGAGTTGCTTTTCCGGATTCCGCAATAGTAACAATCATTCTTGCAATAATTCGTGAATTCAATGAGACCCCTAATATAAACATTGTTCCCGTAGTTTTCAATTTGTACTGCCCTTGCTTTGGCAAAAAGGTACTCCGAAAGCTCAGAGCAGCGGTTTTCGATGAGTTCTTTAAATTCTGCAGGTTCCAGCTCCCTGGTCTTATGAAGCTTATCGATCAGTTGTTTCATTAGATCCCTCATTTTCTGCCTTATCTTTTAACTTGGAATAGACCGCCTTAGTGCTGACCCCGGGGAGTTTACCCAGCTTTCCCGAAAGTGCACTGATGATATCTTGGGGTGCATCCACTGCCAGGCTAATTATATTGATACCTTTTTCACGATAGGGAATACCCATTCTGCCAATAATGTACTGCCCGTAGTTATGTAAGATATTATTTAGTTTATCAACTGATTCAACATCCTCGACGATGATTCCAATAATCGCAACTCTTGTCTCCATATAATTACCTCCCTTGTAAAATAAAAAATGCGCCAGAAAGGCGCAAAAATTTCATGATAATATGAAGCGTTGCAATGCCTTTCGCCTTATAACTTGTATTTGGCGTCAGTAACAAATTATTGTTTTCACTTTGTCAGCGGGACATCCCTTTGACTTAGTTAGGTACATTGTAATACGTTTTCATATTTTTTTCAATATTCGTAACAAAACTATTGGACAATTTTGTCTTAAAATAGTGAAATAAGGGGCAAATATGCTATTCGATTATTCTTCTTCTGATAATAATCTCTTGTAATAAAAATTACTGGTATATAAAGCCGCTGCAGGATTGTGCCCTGTAATTCTATCTTTAGTAATTAGATTTGTTACAATAGCCTCTGAATACTTGATGAACAATGAATCATGACCCACACATAAACCAATAATAACATTCAAGTCCGTTTTAGCTTCATTTAACAACTTGGCTTGTAAAACAGGATTACATAGCCCTTCTACACAATCCTTTTGTAATTTCAATTCATTAGGAATTCCAATTTCTGTTTTATCTACTGATCCAACCTTACAGATTACACAATAACACTCTAATCCTTTGGCCTTTAAAATTTTGCTGAATAGTTTAGCTTCATTATGTAACCCAACACAAGTAGCGATCCCGATCTTTCGGGCCCCTATTCGCTTGGCAAAAGCAATAATTTCTTCAGCACGGGTCAATTTACCGTAATAAATCCCTTCTATTTCAGCAGCTGTTTTAGCCAGTTTCGCGACTATATCATCACCCTTATATAAGTCGGTGCATTCATCAATTAGTTCTTGTCGAGTATTAGTAGTCAAGCAAAAGCTTGGGAAATTGCTGTCTTGATGAAAACAATTTGCTGTTCCACAATCACAGCAGCTTAAAGATTCCATTTTTTCCTTTTCCATTTGCAAATCCCTCCAGAATATATTTATTGATTTGTTATTGTTCTTTATCTTTATCAACTATTTCTTTCATCTGCTGTTTCGCGGCAGGGGACAATACATCGACTAGGTAATTACGATTTATTCCCTTTAATTCCTGATATTCTTTCCTAATTCTTTCGTTAGCCCTTTCGATCTCAACCTTCAGTTCTCTAGCAGAGAATAAAGCTGATCCTGCTCCCCTGATAATGAGCTGCTGCAAACCGTCTGAAGTTGCCACGGTGATATCATATTTTTTCTGATTGTCGTGGGCGAATTTTTCAATATACTGATCTGCCGTTTGAGCCTCCCTGGTAAAGACCGTATGGATATTATGATAGTCAATAACTTCCTCAAAATGCCCTTGAACACGGTAAGCATCAAAGACAACAATAATCTGACATCTCCGTATCCCCTGATAATTGCTTAGAGTATCCAGCAATTTCATTCTGGCCCCATCCATATTATCCTCGGTAAGCTCTTTCAGTTCAGGCCAAGCATGGATGATATTATACCCGTCCACCAGGAGGTACTCTTCCTTGCTTTCCTTCTGTCTGTCCCCATAGGCAGTGGGTTCATAATAACTGTCCCGAGCTGTTTTGCGTCTTTTCCAGACAGACTTCTTCCCTTGGTTGGCATAAAAGGTGTTATTGATAATTTGGTCAATCTCCTCTAAACTGATCGACCGCTCCTCTGGGTATGAGGGCTGATTGGGGACTGCTTCTACCAGCGAGCTTTTTTGCTGAAGATAGCTTTCAACATGCATGTAATCCTTGACGGCATACCATTCCACCAAAAAACCCGTACCATGAGCGCAGAATACCGAACCCGTCGGGTTTGCCAGGTCTCTTTCCGAATCATAGAAGCTAGTTTCAATGACCTCTTCGGCATTGTGGCACGGCTCGTACCCTTTCAGGCTGCAAAACAGCCTGCCGAGTCCTTTGGTGTAGGCCATTACTTCTTGCTGATAATTCCTCATAGTAACAACCGGGGCGCTCCCCACCAGAACTGCCGTCTCGCCATTGGTCTCGGATATTGCGCAAGTACCATGCATATTCTCTATATCTGTCATGGCTCTGCCTACCATTTTCTCAGGCAGTTCCAGCTGAAAGGCATAATAAGGCTCCAGCACTATGGATTCTGCTTCCTTTAGACCCTGACGGACTGCACGAAAGGTAGCCTCTCTAAAGTCGCCGCCTTGGGTATGTTTATTGTGGGCCCGACCTGAGACTAAAGTAATTTTCAGATCTGTAATGGCTGACCCGGTTAGAACTCCTTTATGAGCCTTTTCTTCCAGATGAGATAATATAAGTCTTTGCCAGCTTTTACTTAAGCTATCCTCACTGCATTCTGCCCCCAACTGCAGACCGCTTCCCGGCTCTCCCGGCGTGAGTAATAGGTGTACCTCCGCATAATGCCTGAGTGGCTCAAAGTGCCCTACCCCTTCTACTACATTAGTTATGGTCTCCTTATAAACAATTCTTCCTTCATCGAAGGCAACAGCTACACCAAAACGACTTAGGATAAGGCTCTGGAGGATTTCAATCTGCACCTCCCCCATAATCTGGGCCTGAATTTCTTGCAACTGCTCATCCCAGACAATCTGAAGTTCCGGCTCTTCTTCTTCAATTTGGCGCAACTTAGGGAGAATTACCCTTGGGTCACAACCTTCCGGAAGAATAATCTGGTAGGCCAACACGGGCTCCAATACCGGTGTATCTGAAGCTGCCTCTATCCCTAAGCCTTCTCCCGGTCTGGTTTGGCTAAGCCCTGTTACAGCGCAGACAGAACCTGCCCCTACCTCGTTCACTTGCTCGAATTTCTGTCCGGAATAAACCCGAATTTGATTAACTTTCTCACTCCAAAGGCCATTGGTTAAAACATCTTTCACTTTAAGTCTTCCGCCGGTAATCTTCAGGTAGGTAAGGCGGTTCCCTTGCTCATCTCTTGCTATTTTAAATATTTTAGCCCCGAATTCCTCAGGGTAGGCAGGTATCAGGGCATACTGCACTATACCCTGCATAAATTGCTCAACACCCTCTAATTTTAGAGCGGAACCAAAAAAGCATGGAAAAACTTTCCGCTCTGTGACAGATCTTTTAATCTGTGAAGTTTCAATCTTCCCCGTTACCAGAAAGGTTTCCATCATCATTTCTTCACACATGGCCAGTTGATCGTAGAAATCCTCCGTGGGAACTTGCCCGAATTCAATACACCCATCATGCAGCTGCTTTTTCAATTCTTTCATCAACTTGTCTTTATCAGTCCCAATCTGATCCATTTTATTGATAAAAAGAAAAACCGGTATCCGATAGGTGTGCAGGAGCCGCCATAATGTTTTGGTATGCCCCTGCACACCGTCCGCACCGCTTATCACTAAAATTGCATAATCCAGCACCTGAAGGGTTCTTTCCATTTCAGCCGAGAAATCTACATGTCCCGGGGTATCCAGTAAGATAATCTGAGTCTCCCCTATTTCAAACATCGCCTGCTTGGAAAAAATGGTGATTCCTCTTGCTCTCTCTAGCTCATAATTATCTAAATAAGCATCCTTATTGTCCACCCTTCCCAATCTGCCGATTTTACCGCTCAAATAAAGCAGACTCTCAGATAGTGTCGTCTTGCCCGCATCCACATGTGCCAATATGCCAATAACTAATTTTCTCATAATCTATTTCAAATCCTTCTGTTTAGCTGCTTCAATAAGCACAGCAGTATCGGCGTTTATGTCGATTCTTCTATTATTATGATAACAGTAAGCTTAAAGTTTAACAATTGAAATAGGAGAATGGGGAGAGGAAAGATTATGGAAGGCGTTTTCCCCAATAAAGATTACTTTTCCATGAGAATCTTTATCGATAATTAAAAAAATACAAAAAGCATCGCCTTCATAAACGATGCTTGAGACAAAGTTATACCACATTTTCGCTCTTTTCATCTGCTTTGAAGATACACTGGTTTCTGCCGGCTAATTTGCCCTGATAAAGAGCCTCATCTGCTCTGGCTATTAAAATGTCCAGAGAGGTGTTTTCCCTGTATTGACATAATCCAACAGTAATAGTAATGCTTTTGCCGATGTCTCCGTGCCGGTATTCCGCTACTGCCCTGCGTATCTCATTGGCCTTTTTTAAAATCGAATCAAACTCATCCATCTCCAGTACTATTAAGAATTCCTCACCGCCCCATCGACCAACAAAACCACAGTCGCCAATGGCAGTACTTATGATTGAAGATAAAAGCACAAGGATTTCGTCACCCTTAACATGCCCGTAGTGATCGTTAATCTCTTTAAAATGATCAATATCAGCTAAGCCAATATAAAAGCTTCTTTTCTGCTCAATTAGTTCCTTGATTTTGGCAAACACCAACCGCCTGTTAGGTAATTTTGTCAGGTAATCCGTTTTAGACATGACTTCCATTTCCTCCAAGGCATTTTGCAAATCGGAAGTCCGTTCCTTAACCAGAGATTCAAGATTACTGTTCAAAAGCTTAAGCTCTGACAAAATAGCCTTATTTTCTGCCGAGAGTTGCTCAGCTTTTGTAAAGGCATTGGAAAATCTGGCAG comes from Desulfosporosinus meridiei DSM 13257 and encodes:
- the hydE gene encoding [FeFe] hydrogenase H-cluster radical SAM maturase HydE, with product MKQLIDKLHKTRELEPAEFKELIENRCSELSEYLFAKARAVQIENYGNNVYIRGLIEFTNYCKNDCYYCGIRKSNSTAERYRLTKEQILQCCDTGYELGFRTFVLQGGEDGYYTDEKMVDIIQSIKNNHPDCALTLSMGEKSFETYQAFFEAGADRYLLRHETANEEHYSRLHPHNLLLKNRKQCLSDLKKIGFQVGCGFMVGSPFQNTDCLVEDLLFIKEFNPHMVGIGPFIPHHETPFAKEKAGELELVLYLLGIVRLMLPEVLLPATTALGTIHPQGRELGILSGANVVMPNLSPTDVRGKYLLYDNKICTGDEAAECRNCLQGRIEKIGYKIAVTRGDHKSKL
- a CDS encoding TM1266 family iron-only hydrogenase system putative regulator, which translates into the protein METRVAIIGIIVEDVESVDKLNNILHNYGQYIIGRMGIPYREKGINIISLAVDAPQDIISALSGKLGKLPGVSTKAVYSKLKDKAENEGSNETTDR
- a CDS encoding DUF1847 domain-containing protein; translation: MEKEKMESLSCCDCGTANCFHQDSNFPSFCLTTNTRQELIDECTDLYKGDDIVAKLAKTAAEIEGIYYGKLTRAEEIIAFAKRIGARKIGIATCVGLHNEAKLFSKILKAKGLECYCVICKVGSVDKTEIGIPNELKLQKDCVEGLCNPVLQAKLLNEAKTDLNVIIGLCVGHDSLFIKYSEAIVTNLITKDRITGHNPAAALYTSNFYYKRLLSEEE
- a CDS encoding translation factor GTPase family protein, which translates into the protein MRKLVIGILAHVDAGKTTLSESLLYLSGKIGRLGRVDNKDAYLDNYELERARGITIFSKQAMFEIGETQIILLDTPGHVDFSAEMERTLQVLDYAILVISGADGVQGHTKTLWRLLHTYRIPVFLFINKMDQIGTDKDKLMKELKKQLHDGCIEFGQVPTEDFYDQLAMCEEMMMETFLVTGKIETSQIKRSVTERKVFPCFFGSALKLEGVEQFMQGIVQYALIPAYPEEFGAKIFKIARDEQGNRLTYLKITGGRLKVKDVLTNGLWSEKVNQIRVYSGQKFEQVNEVGAGSVCAVTGLSQTRPGEGLGIEAASDTPVLEPVLAYQIILPEGCDPRVILPKLRQIEEEEPELQIVWDEQLQEIQAQIMGEVQIEILQSLILSRFGVAVAFDEGRIVYKETITNVVEGVGHFEPLRHYAEVHLLLTPGEPGSGLQLGAECSEDSLSKSWQRLILSHLEEKAHKGVLTGSAITDLKITLVSGRAHNKHTQGGDFREATFRAVRQGLKEAESIVLEPYYAFQLELPEKMVGRAMTDIENMHGTCAISETNGETAVLVGSAPVVTMRNYQQEVMAYTKGLGRLFCSLKGYEPCHNAEEVIETSFYDSERDLANPTGSVFCAHGTGFLVEWYAVKDYMHVESYLQQKSSLVEAVPNQPSYPEERSISLEEIDQIINNTFYANQGKKSVWKRRKTARDSYYEPTAYGDRQKESKEEYLLVDGYNIIHAWPELKELTEDNMDGARMKLLDTLSNYQGIRRCQIIVVFDAYRVQGHFEEVIDYHNIHTVFTREAQTADQYIEKFAHDNQKKYDITVATSDGLQQLIIRGAGSALFSARELKVEIERANERIRKEYQELKGINRNYLVDVLSPAAKQQMKEIVDKDKEQ